The DNA sequence TATTGAAAATATAGATATGGAAACTACAAAAAATCAGGTAAAAAACACCCACCTTCAAATCCTTAAAAAATCTCAAAAAAGATAAAATTTTAACATTTTTGTTAATGTAAGGTTAAATGGTCATAGCACTAAATGTTAAAATGTTAAATTTGAACAATGAGCAAAAAAATATTTGTTATGTTGGTGTTGTTGATGAGTTTATCACTCATCGGAATCATCTTTGTTCAAGCATATTATATTAATGATGCTGTTAAAAATGCTGATGATCGTTTTAATCATAATGTAAAAACAGCTTTGGTGTATGTATCCAATACGGTTGAAAAAGACGAGTTAGCTACATATTTTGAGAAATTTCAGACTTTAGTAAGAGACAAAAAAGAAGTTGATTCTACATCTGTTTCTCAATTATTTATATATCAGCAGAACAACGATACCAAGGAAACAATTATATATAAAAATGGTATTTTAAAGGAAAATTATAAGTTATCCTCATCGCTCTTTGACATTGGTTTAGACAGTATTGATTTTAATAGTATCATAGGAAGTTCTAGTACAGAAATTTATAAAAATATTGAGTTTTCAGAAAAAAACTCAAATCAAACACCTATTTTAAATATTATTAATAGTGGGCGTTTGATGGAAGCTCAAAAATTGGATTTTGAGAAAAATTTTAAGGCTATATCTAAAAGAACACCTATTCATAAACGTGTTTCAGGTGAAGAGATTGAGTTTCTACTTGCTAAAAAATTGGCAGAATTTGATATTGATATCGATTTTGAATTTGCTATATATAGTAAAGATTTAGCAACAAAAGTACACAGTGAAGAGTTTGATTACAATGAGTCATCAACCTTTAGTGTCCCTATGTTTTATGATGAAAATAACCAAAGTACCTATCGCCTTTTGGTGAATTTTCCAGGTGATAAAAAGTTTATTTTATCATCTATGATAGGGATGATTTTGTTATCTTTTATTTTTACGTCTATTATTATTATAGCTTACACGGGAGCACTTTATCAGCTTGTAAAACAGCGTAAAATAGCTCAGATAAAAACCGATTTCATCAATAATATGACGCATGAGTTTAAAACCCCAATTGCTACTATCAATTTAGCTTTGGATGCTATTAAAAACCCTAAAATTATTGAGGATAAAGAAAAGGTTTTGAGATACCTTGGTATGATTAAAGAAGAAAATAAACGCATGCATGCCCAGGTTGAAAATGTGCTTAGAATGTCTAAACTAGAAAAGAATGAACTAAATATTAGTAAGGATAAAGTAGATTTACATGACTTAATAGAAGAAGCTATTACGCATGTTGAATTGATTGTTGAAAATAGAGAAGGCTATATAAAACCTTATTTAAAAGCAGAACGAGATACTGTTTTAGCTAATGACTCACATTTTACAAATGTTATTGTAAATGTTTTAGATAATGCTATTAAGTACTCGCCAAATGCTCCAAAAATTGAGGTGTATACTGAAAATGTAGGAACAGATATTTTATTAAAAATTAGAGACCACGGTAGCGGCATGAGTAAAGCGGCTCAAAAACGGGTGTTTGAAAAATTTTATAGAGAGCATACCGGAAATATTCATAATGTAAAAGGCCATGGCTTAGGTTTGGCTTATGTTAAAAGAATTGTAGAAGACCATCAAGGTCATGTATCAGTAGAAAGTGAATTAGATAAAGGAAGCACATTTACCATAAAGCTTCCATTAATATCGTAATAATATGGAAGTACAAGAGAAAAAAATTTTATTAGTAGAAGATGATCCAAATTTTGGAACGGTTCTTAAAGATTATTTAATGATGAACGATTATGAAGTAATTCATGCAAAAAACGGTATGGAAGGCTTTGAGAAGTTTAAAAAAGATGATTATGATTTGTGTATTTTGGATGTTATGATGCCTTATAAAGATGGCTTTACATTAGCAAAGGAAATACGCGAAAAGAATAAAGACGTACCTATTATATTCTTAACAGCAAAAGCGATGAAAGAGGATGTATTGAAAGGTTATAAAGTAGGAGCAGATGACTATTTAAATAAGCCTTTTGATAGCGAGGTGTTATTAATGAAAATTAAAGCAATTATTCAACGTAAGGCTACCGAAACTATTTCTGATAGTAAACAATTTGAGTTTAAAATTGGTCATTTCGATTTGAATTCTAAATTGCGATTTTTAAAATTTAAAGGAGGTGATCCTGTCAAACTATCGCCAAAAGAAAATGAATTGTTGCGATTATTAGCATTGCATGAAAATGATTTAATGCCAAGAGCTTTAGCATTAACAAAAATATGGAGGGATGATAATTATTTTACCTCTCGTAGTATGGATGTATATATTGCCAAATTGCGAAAATATTTAAAATTAGATGAACGCGTAGAAATATTGAACATTCACGGTGAAGGTTTTAGACTGGTTGTGAATTCTTAATCATTTAATTTATAGAATAAAAAATCCAGCATTATGCTGGATTTTTTTTATAATGGTTTTATTTAGCATAAGCACCCGAGGAGTATGTCAATTCATAACTATGGGTGTAGATTTCAAAAACAATTCCGAAAGGATCTTCAACATAACACATTTTAAAAGGTTTATCTTCTGGATAATACTCTCTAATAGGCATTCTTTGTTTGCCACCATATGATACGATTTTATCAATAAGTGCTTCAATATTTGGATCCTGAACACAAAAATGAAATAACCCTGTGTTGAATGGATTAAATTCTGGTGCTTTTTTATTACCCTGCGGAAAGGAAAATAATTCAACGCCAATACCATCTGAAGTGGCTAAATGAGCAATTTCAAATTCTGTCCAATCGTTACCAAAAACATCAATACACATTTGTCCAATAGCTGTTTCTGTTTCCTTTTTAACTTTAGAAGGTTCCATAATAACATACCAGCCCATGACTTCTGAATAGAATGTAACAGCTTCTTTTATATCAGGAACGGTTATTCCAATATGTGAAAATGATTTTGGATAATTTTTATTTGTTGTCATAACGTATAATTTAGACAGCAAAAATAGTTTATATTTGCTTTATATACAATAACTTACAAAAAAGTAGTGTAGTTACCTAAATGAGTAAAATATTGATTATTAATATATTAAATTGTTATTTTGAGTAAAAAAATTAACTGTCCTTTAAATTATACTATGAATTTAATAGGAACAAAATGGAAACCTTTAATATTATTTCACCTATTAGAAGCTGATTTGCGTTCGGGAATATTGCAAAAAAAAATACCAGATATCTCAAATAAAATGTTTACACAAACTGTTAGAGAATTAGAAAAGGACGGACTTATATTCAGAAAAGTATACCCTGTAGTGCCTCCAAAAGTGGAATATGGTTTAACCAGAAGAGGGCATTCTCTTGAAATTATTTTAAGAGGTTTGGATGCATGGGGTAAAGATGATTGTAATATTTAAGTTGTCTCTCTGATAGGACTAAAATATGAACAATGTATTTTTTCATTAAGTAGATATTTACCAATCTCAAACTTTAATAGTAATGTCAACCTATACAATTAAATTATTTTAGTTTGTTGATAATTAACGTATAATCATTGTGGAGTTCTGTTTTAAATTTATTTCCATAGGCCTATAAAAATAAAAACATAATACAAGCCTGTAATTATAAAAACAACCCCAGCCACATGACGCATTATTTTTTCAATTTTTGTAATTCGGTTATAAAACACACCAACTTTTCCAGCAGTAAACGCTAATAAGTAGGTGAATAAAATAACCGGAAGCCCCGTTCCAAAGGCGAAAATGACTGGTAAATAAAGCCCATCTACTGAGGCAATAGTCATGGGAATAAGCATACCAAAAAATAAAGCTCCACTATAAGGACAAAATGCTAAGGCAAAAATAATACCTATCAAAAAGGAACCTAATAAGCCCTTATCTTTGAATTTTTCAGATATTTTTTCTTCAAAATTTGACTTTCCTAAAAAATTAAGCTTGATAACATTCAGCATAATTAAACCAATTATTATAAGTAAAGGGCCTAAATATTTTTCACCATTTTGATTGAAAAATCTAGCAATATGAAACTTACTGGCACCAAAATATAAAATTAAACCAATAACGGTATAACTAAAGCCGCGTCCTAATGAATATAATAATCCACTTAAAAACACTTTACGTTTGCTTGAAATATTTTTAGATATAAAAGCGGTTGCAGTTATATTAGTAGCCAAAGGACACGGACTAATGGCTGTCATTAGTCCGAGTATTAAGGCTGATAGAATCGGGATGTTATAATTTTCTAAAAGCGATTGTAAAAAATCCATTTACAGTGTTTTTAGTTCTTTATCAATTTTGGCTTTTAGCTCTTTAGAAAAAACACCTTGGTTATTTCCGTTCATAAAAGCAAATTCGGTTAAGTCAATTTTAGTTTCATTACCGTTTTTAATTATATTTAAAATTAAAGCGGTACCGGCAGCTTCAAATTTTTCAGCAATTTTTTCGTTTTCTTTTTTATCTACATTAATAGTTTGGAAGGTAATTTTATCTGATTTCAACTCATCTGAAAAATACGTTTCCAAAGTGAATTTTGTATTTGCTTCTATGGCATTGCAGGTCATACATCGGTGTGTAGAATGGAAATCAAAAACCTCTATTTTAGAAGTCGTTTCGTTTAAAGATTGATTGTTACTTTTTTTTTGACCATTGCATGCAGTAAACATAAAACTGATGGCTAAAACTGTGATAAACTTAATTGTGTTCATTTTTTATTGATTTATAGGTTATAAAATGATATTAAAGAGAAATCCTGAAAGGATGATACAGAGCGTAACAACTCCAAAAAAGATAGCAATTAATTTGATGGACATAACTTTTTTAAGCAAGGTTGCCTCGGGAATGGATAAACCAACGGTTGCCATCATAAAGGCTATGGCGGTACCCAAAGGCACACCTTTGGCAACAAAAACTTGAATAACGGGAACAATGCCTGCTGCATTAGCATACATGGGTACTGCAACAATAACGGCAAGTGGTACTGTCCACCATTCACCACCACCTAAATAGGTGTTAAAAAAGTTTTCAGGAACATAACCGTGCATGGCAGCTCCAATAGCAATACCTATGATAACATATAGCAGAACCCCTTTTACTATATCCCAAGCACTTTGAGTAATTTCAGGTAGTCTTTGTTTAAATGTTCGTTTTTCTTCTGTAAATTCAGTTTGTTGTATTTTATTATCAAGAATCTTTTTAACCCAATCAGAAAGTAAAGGTTCAAGTTTAAACTTACCTAAA is a window from the Pseudalgibacter alginicilyticus genome containing:
- a CDS encoding sensor histidine kinase, with translation MSKKIFVMLVLLMSLSLIGIIFVQAYYINDAVKNADDRFNHNVKTALVYVSNTVEKDELATYFEKFQTLVRDKKEVDSTSVSQLFIYQQNNDTKETIIYKNGILKENYKLSSSLFDIGLDSIDFNSIIGSSSTEIYKNIEFSEKNSNQTPILNIINSGRLMEAQKLDFEKNFKAISKRTPIHKRVSGEEIEFLLAKKLAEFDIDIDFEFAIYSKDLATKVHSEEFDYNESSTFSVPMFYDENNQSTYRLLVNFPGDKKFILSSMIGMILLSFIFTSIIIIAYTGALYQLVKQRKIAQIKTDFINNMTHEFKTPIATINLALDAIKNPKIIEDKEKVLRYLGMIKEENKRMHAQVENVLRMSKLEKNELNISKDKVDLHDLIEEAITHVELIVENREGYIKPYLKAERDTVLANDSHFTNVIVNVLDNAIKYSPNAPKIEVYTENVGTDILLKIRDHGSGMSKAAQKRVFEKFYREHTGNIHNVKGHGLGLAYVKRIVEDHQGHVSVESELDKGSTFTIKLPLIS
- a CDS encoding VOC family protein — protein: MTTNKNYPKSFSHIGITVPDIKEAVTFYSEVMGWYVIMEPSKVKKETETAIGQMCIDVFGNDWTEFEIAHLATSDGIGVELFSFPQGNKKAPEFNPFNTGLFHFCVQDPNIEALIDKIVSYGGKQRMPIREYYPEDKPFKMCYVEDPFGIVFEIYTHSYELTYSSGAYAK
- a CDS encoding winged helix-turn-helix transcriptional regulator, which codes for MNLIGTKWKPLILFHLLEADLRSGILQKKIPDISNKMFTQTVRELEKDGLIFRKVYPVVPPKVEYGLTRRGHSLEIILRGLDAWGKDDCNI
- a CDS encoding permease, with the translated sequence MFDWLQHFADWLIYSVFKVGAETHLGTALNFFVYDTLKILILLFIIVFIMGIVNTYFPIDKLKDYLNRKKLYGLEYFFSSLFGAITPFCSCSSVPLFIGFVQGGIPLGVTFSFLITSPLVNEVAVAMFLGMFGVKATLIYAISGILLGTLGGWILGKFKLEPLLSDWVKKILDNKIQQTEFTEEKRTFKQRLPEITQSAWDIVKGVLLYVIIGIAIGAAMHGYVPENFFNTYLGGGEWWTVPLAVIVAVPMYANAAGIVPVIQVFVAKGVPLGTAIAFMMATVGLSIPEATLLKKVMSIKLIAIFFGVVTLCIILSGFLFNIIL
- a CDS encoding response regulator transcription factor: MEVQEKKILLVEDDPNFGTVLKDYLMMNDYEVIHAKNGMEGFEKFKKDDYDLCILDVMMPYKDGFTLAKEIREKNKDVPIIFLTAKAMKEDVLKGYKVGADDYLNKPFDSEVLLMKIKAIIQRKATETISDSKQFEFKIGHFDLNSKLRFLKFKGGDPVKLSPKENELLRLLALHENDLMPRALALTKIWRDDNYFTSRSMDVYIAKLRKYLKLDERVEILNIHGEGFRLVVNS
- a CDS encoding aromatic aminobenezylarsenical efflux permease ArsG family transporter — its product is MDFLQSLLENYNIPILSALILGLMTAISPCPLATNITATAFISKNISSKRKVFLSGLLYSLGRGFSYTVIGLILYFGASKFHIARFFNQNGEKYLGPLLIIIGLIMLNVIKLNFLGKSNFEEKISEKFKDKGLLGSFLIGIIFALAFCPYSGALFFGMLIPMTIASVDGLYLPVIFAFGTGLPVILFTYLLAFTAGKVGVFYNRITKIEKIMRHVAGVVFIITGLYYVFIFIGLWK
- a CDS encoding nitrophenyl compound nitroreductase subunit ArsF family protein encodes the protein MNTIKFITVLAISFMFTACNGQKKSNNQSLNETTSKIEVFDFHSTHRCMTCNAIEANTKFTLETYFSDELKSDKITFQTINVDKKENEKIAEKFEAAGTALILNIIKNGNETKIDLTEFAFMNGNNQGVFSKELKAKIDKELKTL